Part of the Gammaproteobacteria bacterium genome, ACCGCAACGGCGAACAGAAAGGCCGAACACAGAGCGAGGGCGACTGGGGATGTCACATTTTTTTGTAGGTGATTGACAGTTGTGGCGGTTAGCCGTCGTAACTTCGTTTGCCTGTGTCTCGATGCCAGGTTCTGTAAAAGTGTCGTTTTTGATCAGAATCAGTGTGATCCATAAAGTCGCTGCGGTAGTGTGCAATGTCAATGTTGTTCAGATAATGGAGGTCACCGGGATTCATTTGCGTCTCCACCCATACCGCTGGGTCGGCAAGAAGATCTTCCACAACAGCCAGCGCTTTTTCTAATGTCGAACTGATTTGTTCACCTGCAACGGCGTAGCCTTTTCTGATCAGTGAAATATTTGCACGACACAGAAGCCTTTTGCCATCCCACTGAAAGAATGGAGCCAGAGTGGTCTTTGCGGCCTGCGGATGATGTTCAGCCTGCCGATCATAAATTATCGGGCGGTAGAGTACGCCCAATACTTCCGGGTAGTCGCTGAGCAGGCGGTTGTGGAGGGCATACAGGCTACAGAACCGACTGACACCACCGTGGAGTGCTGTTTGCCAGCACAACTGACCGACATAGTGGGGCACTGCTGTACCGAAAGCATTGTCGATATGGAAATTCAGTTCGGCCCGGGTGTGTGATCCGCGTACGCCATAATCGAATTCCGCGCCGGTGTCTGTCACGTCATAAATCATCGTGCCGTCGAACTTCTGAGCAACGGGCCGGCCAATGAACTGGCCGAGTATCCAAAAAACACCGATCATGTCGGTTACTTCATAATCCTTGACGGCAAGTCCTTTGAGCACAGTAAATCCACAACCTTGATCGAGAATAAATCTTGCCTGTTGAATGATGTTTTGGAGGATCGGTAGGTGGTGATCCTTCGGGGCTTGGAGCAGTATGGGCAAAGGATTCCGCTGTAGTGCTTCAACGAGATCGTTGAGTTCTTTATTCACGTCATCGGACACAGTCAGGCACCAATCCTCGGCTTGTATGTCTTCCCCGATCCAGGTGCGGTGATCTGAAATGATGGTATCCAGCATAGGTTGGTCAGTGCCCTGGTCTAGCTGTGGCCGGTTTCGCCGGTCCGGGTCGCTGCACTGTGAGCCATTGACTGGTACAGAAGTTGAACGAAGTGAACCGCATCACGGCCAGTACCGTCGTGAATTTGTTGCCGGCAGCTGGTACCACCGCCGACAACTACAGTGTTGGGGTCCAGTACCCGTACTGCAGGCAGCAGCGAAAGTTCTCCCATGGCCATGGACACGTCATAGTTTTTTGCCCATTGCCCAAAGTCACCTGCCATGCCACAGCAACTGCTGGCAATGGGGTTGACCGTCAGTTCAGGTATCCAGTTCAGGACGGTTTCAACGTCATGGTCGGTGGCAAATGCTTTCTGGTGGCAATGGCAGTGTAATGCTGCCTGTTTGTATTGTGTGGGCTCAAGACGTATAGAAAGAACGTCCGATTGTTTAACCAGATACTCTTCGAGCAGAAAGGTCATGTCTGCGAGTCCCTTCGTTTCCGATGCCGGTAAAAGTACGTCGTATTCGTCTCTCAGGGTCAGAATGCAGGCCGGTTCCAGCCCGACCAGCGGTATCTTTTGTTCAATGAAGGGTTTCAGCGCCAGCAGGAGCCGTCGGGCTTCGTGTCTGGCTTCATCTATCAGGCCGGCTGCCAGA contains:
- a CDS encoding TauD/TfdA family dioxygenase, coding for MLDTIISDHRTWIGEDIQAEDWCLTVSDDVNKELNDLVEALQRNPLPILLQAPKDHHLPILQNIIQQARFILDQGCGFTVLKGLAVKDYEVTDMIGVFWILGQFIGRPVAQKFDGTMIYDVTDTGAEFDYGVRGSHTRAELNFHIDNAFGTAVPHYVGQLCWQTALHGGVSRFCSLYALHNRLLSDYPEVLGVLYRPIIYDRQAEHHPQAAKTTLAPFFQWDGKRLLCRANISLIRKGYAVAGEQISSTLEKALAVVEDLLADPAVWVETQMNPGDLHYLNNIDIAHYRSDFMDHTDSDQKRHFYRTWHRDTGKRSYDG